TTGACTGTGGTTAGCTGGTTAGGTAATATAACTACCCACAGAGAGCGTCCTCTGCCAACATAGGCGACTAGCTGCCTAGATATCAGGTGTCCAGTTTTCGTCTGTCGGAGTAACGTTACGGACTAGGATCCTCGTTTCTTTGTTTAATGAgaaataattaacaaaactgtatGTGACGATGCTCACTGTTAACCAGGTTAAATTGGGTCAATGTGGTGGTTCACAGTTTAAGTGTAACTGACTTACCGGCTTgccaaaagaaaaatatatttattacatattgCCATTTTATTTATGCGTACTATTTAAAATACGAGAGGAACCAAGACCACAGGAATTTTAAATTCACTTAGTAAATTTGTCCCCCAGTACATTTTAAAGGACTGTATTATGAGGTGCCATCAATATTCTGGCAATATTCTTTCCTGCTTATGAAAGTCGGacagtttttttctttgctgTCCATTGTTAGatgatgttctcaccctcgtgTCCTCACCCCATTCATTTACATTCTCTAATGCATGAGATGCTTGTTTTTTAAGTAaccatttccattttaataCCTGCAGCTGTTTTTGgttcctgctttatttttatgttcCAATAATAATTCTTCCTTTGCAGTTTCACAATTTTTCGGCCATGTGCACATCAACTGTCAGACATGAAAAAGGCTGTGGTTGTTTTAAGAGTCTGCAAcattttattacaatttatgAAGTTTACCTTTTTGATAGTTCAGTCTGTTACTATCCCTATGCTCTCGCCATGAATATAGCCATAGTTGCTGGCATGGTGTTAAAAGTCAACATAATTATGTTGGAGGAAGTTAATTATATTGGAGGAAGTTAATTGAGTTCCTCGGTAGCATGTTGAATGAATGCCCCATTGTCTGTCATTTTCAAGTTGTTTTTTTGGTATCTGTCTATAAGGTTTTCTTGGTAAATGTGTAAAAGCGCTTTACCATTGTCTTTTTCCTCACACATTGAAACAGTCTTAGCCATTACCAGTGTGATCACACTCTGCAGGCACAGTTTGATATCACTGCTGCTCAGTATAGCTGGTAGATTTTCCATCATCTCTTCTAAGACCCATTTGCCATGGATGATTGacaagagataaaaaaaaaagaaacttcaGCATAATTCTTGGTTTCCCTGATGCATGCAGTCCTTCTTGACCTGAGAGGACACTATACCGTGAGGGTGGAATTTTGTATGCTATATATAATGTGTAGTACTTTTTATATAAGTTGGCTTAGTTTTTGGACAGTTTCCTTTAGTGATTCAGGGCTGCAGGAAAATGATGGTTTTTGGAGTCTGAAATGAAATTCTGCCTCTGTGATAATTGTAAGGAAGATCATACACATTTCTTTCTGCAGGCGACACACTGGTTGTTGGAATTTCATTGGCTTTTATTGATTGACTGCTTGACACTTTTTTCGGCACTGTCCATTTAACCATTATGTGGTCAGTGTCCTCTCATTTGTTGTCAGTGGTTGGTGCTCATTGGAATGTCCTAGTCTTTGCTGTGTCCTCCTCTTTGCAGAGAAGGGTGAGTTAATTCTCCAGGCCACTGATGTAGGTGATGCAGTTCTACCACAATACTGCTGCCAGTGGTTTTTTATGTCTTAGGTGGTTTTCCCAAAGGAAGAGTGTGAACCGAAACTGCTATTGACACATGCAGTTGTGAAATACACACATGACAGCTTTAGCTGAGTGCTTGTGGTTTGATGACCTTGCTCTTGTAGATGCATGGCTGAGAAAGGGTGGCTGAATCACTGTCCATATTCCAGATTGTGCTggcatgtgtgtctgttttcttGGCAGAACATGTATGTCGTATGTAAGGGGGGATTTTGGTGAGGGAACACTGTGGTTCTAACAGCTGCTTGACAAGTCAATCAACATTCATCTGTCCTTAAGCAGAAGAGCACTAAGTATACCTTGAGTTTACGTTCACTTTTTCCTTTAGCTGTTAGAAGCAATTACTTTTTTTAATACCTAGTTATTGCAACAGTACTCTGACTGGAGCTGGGAGATAAGCAGGCTATGTGTACTGACTTCTGCATGGTCCTTAGCAGATTTCCTTAGCAGATTAGTTCATTGGACCTGCTTTAACTGTGACTCCTCCGGTGCTGTTTGTATGCTGATTTCTGTACACAGCCTTTTGCTCATCACTTTCTCTTCTGTCCTCAGCTCTAGGTGCAGCTTATGGCACAGCCAAGAGCGGCACCGGCATCGCTGCCATGTCAGTGATGAGGCCAGAGCTGATCATGAAGTCCATCATCCCCGTGGTCATGGCAGGTATCATTGCCATCTACGGTCTGGTGGTCGCAGTGCTGATCGCCAACAGCCTGTCTGAGAACGTCACCCTTTTCAAGTAGGTCTCGTTCTTCGCTAAAGACCCTTGGTAACACCTTGAGTTACCCTGATTGTGCCCGTTGAGCTGAGTGTGCATATAAACCTGCAGAGATTATAGGAGAGACTTATCCCTAAATTTTCCTTTACCCGTATTACTCCCCAGGAGTTTCCTGCACCTGGGAGCAGGATTGAGCGTGGGACTGAGTGGCCTGGCCGCCGGATTCGCCATCGGCATCGTGGGAGATGCCGGAGTCCGCGGCACTGCACAGCAGCCGCGCCTCTTCGTTGGCATGATCCTCATTCTGATCTTTGCCGAAGTTCTGGGGCTCTATGGTCTCATTGTAGCCCTCATTCTGTCCACGAAATAAACCATCATTACGCTGGTCACTGGGAGGGCAGCAAAAGGAAAAATGCATCGATCTCATTTCCAGGCCGTTGTACAGTCCTCTGGTTGGTAGTGATCCTCTTGTACATGCACCACGTATATTAGTGACTTgtcatttttgtgtgtttgtgtgtgtgtgcggccATTGTTATTGGTGTCCTCTGGTCTTAAAGAGCAGACTAGGGAACGGTCATTTGGCTTTTATTTTTGGGACATTGGCAAAGTATCTGTACAAATACGTGGATGAGCTGTTTTTTCTCCCCTTCTaatgattttaatttaaaatgtttatacaTCTCTAAATGGAGCAGTTGTTACTGAATTCCCCATATTATAATTATGTTcattataatttatatatagaaTTAAGAATATATAGAGGTTATTGCACTGTGGGTAGTGCTTGGATTTCTTCTGGATGTAATTATTGGTGAAATGGCGAATGCATTAAGTGTCAGACTTCAGAGTGGAACTTTGGTGTGTGTGAGATTGTCAATTACAATTTGAACATTCTTGTTACACttgtaaacatgttttcctGTAGTACAGCTATTGGTTGTGTTAAAGTTGTATACCCAG
This genomic window from Paramormyrops kingsleyae isolate MSU_618 chromosome 22, PKINGS_0.4, whole genome shotgun sequence contains:
- the LOC111836936 gene encoding V-type proton ATPase 16 kDa proteolipid subunit c is translated as MSSTSPEYSPFFGVMGASAAMVFSALGAAYGTAKSGTGIAAMSVMRPELIMKSIIPVVMAGIIAIYGLVVAVLIANSLSENVTLFKSFLHLGAGLSVGLSGLAAGFAIGIVGDAGVRGTAQQPRLFVGMILILIFAEVLGLYGLIVALILSTK